Proteins from a genomic interval of Dama dama isolate Ldn47 chromosome 1, ASM3311817v1, whole genome shotgun sequence:
- the MAPK8IP1 gene encoding C-Jun-amino-terminal kinase-interacting protein 1, with protein sequence MAERESGGLGGGAASPPAASPFLGLHIASPPNFRLTHDISLEEFEDEDLSEITDECGISLQCKDTLSLRPPRAGLLSAGGGGGGGSRLQAEMLQMDLIDAAGDTPGAEDDDEEEERAARRPGAGPPEAEPRQETAPRGQSQGQGQGQGPGGGDTYRPKRPTTLNLFPQVPRSQDTLNNNSLGKKHSWQDRVSRSSSPLKTGEQTPPHEHICLSDELPPPSSPAATKDRGTSTDSPCRRSAATQMAPPGGPPAAPAGGRSHSHRDRIHYQADVRLEATEEIYLTPVQRPPDPAEPASAFLPPAESRMSVSSDPDPAAYPASAGRPHPSISEEDEGFDCLSSPERAEPPAGGWRGSLGEPPPPPRASLSSDTSALSYDSVKYTLVVDEHAQLELVSLRPCFGDYSDESDSATVYDNCASASSPYESAIGEEYEEAPRPRPPACLSEDSTPDEPDVHFSKKFLNVFMSGRSRSSSAESFGLFSCVINGEEQEQTHRAIFRFVPRHEDELELEVDDPLLVELQAEDYWYEAYNMRTGARGIFPAYYAIEVTKEPEHLAALTKNSDWVDQFRVKFLGSVQVPYHKGNDVLCAAMQKIATTRRLTVHFNPPSSCVLEISVRGVKIGVKADDSQEAKGNKCSHFFQLKNISFCGYHPKNNKYFGFITKHPADHRFACHVFVSEESTKALAESVGRAFQQFYKQFVEYTCPTEDIYLE encoded by the exons ATGGCGGAGCGAGAGAGCGGCGGCCTGGGCGGGGGGGCCGCGTCCCCGCCTGCCGCCTCCCCGTTCCTGGGGCTGCACATCGCGTCGCCGCCCAATTTCAG GCTCACCCATGACATCAGCCTGGAGGAGTTTGAGGATGAAGACCTCTCTGAGATCACCGATGAATGTGgcatcagcctgcaatgcaaagACACCTTGTCCTTACGG CCCCCACGCGCCGGGCTGCTCtccgcgggcggcggcggcggtgggggGAGCCGGCTGCAGGCCGAGATGCTGCAGATGGACCTGATCGATGCGGCGGGGGACACTCCCGGCGCCGAGGACGACGACGAGGAGGAGGAGCGCGCCGCGCGGCGGCCGGGAGCAGGGCCGCCCGAGGCCGAGCCCCGCCAGGAGACGGCGCCCCGCGGCCagagccagggccagggccagggccagggcccggGCGGCGGAGACACGTACCGGCCCAAGCGACCCACCACGCTGAACCTCTTCCCGCAGGTGCCACGGTCTCAG GACACACTGAATAATAACTCTCTGGGCAAGAAGCACAGTTGGCAGGACCGGGTGTCGAGATCATCCTCGCCGCTGAAGACAG GGGAGCAGACGCCTCCGCATGAGCACATCTGCTTGAGCGATGAGCTGCCGCCCCCCAGCAGCCCCGCGGCCACCAAGGATCGAGGCACCTCCACGGACAGCCCCTGCCGCCGCAGCGCCGCCACGCAGATGGCGCCTCCCGGTGGGCCCCCTGCCGCCCCCGCGGGTGGCCGGAGCCACTCGCACCGAGACCGCATCCACTACCAGGCGGACGTGCGGCTGGAGGCCACCGAGGAGATCTACCTGACGCCGGTGCAGAGGCCCCCGGACCCTGCGGAGCCCGCCTCCGCCTTCCTGCCGCCCGCCGAGAGCCGCATGTCGGTCAGCTCCGACCCCGACCCCGCCGCCTACCCCGCCAGCGCCGGGCGGCCACACCCGTCTATCAGCGAGGAGGACGAGGGCTTCGACTGCTTGTCGTCCCCGGAGCGGGCCGAGCCGCCCGCGGGAGGATGGCGCGGGAGCCTGGGggagccgccgccgcctccgcggGCCTCGCTGAGCTCGGACACCAGCGCCCTGTCCTACGACTCGGTCAAGTATACGCTGGTGGTGGACGAGCACGCGCAGCTGGAGCTGGTGAGCCTGCGGCCGTGCTTCGGCGACTACAGCGACGAGAGCGACTCGGCCACCGTCTACGACAACTGCgcctctgcctcctccccctACGAGTCGGCCATCGGGGAGGAGTACGAAGAGGCCCCCCGGCCGCGGCCCCCCGCCTGCCTCTCGGAGGACTCCACCCCCGACGAACCCGACGTCCACTTCTCCAAGAAGTTCCTGAACGTCTTCATGAGCGGCCGCTCTCGCTCCTCCA GTGCGGAGTCCTTTGGGCTCTTCTCCTGCGTCATCAACGGGGAAGAACAGGAGCAGACCCACCGGGCCATATTCAG GTTTGTGCCTCGACATGAAGACGAACTCGAGCTGGAAGTGGACGACCCTCTGCTGGTGGAGCTGCAGGCCGAGGACTACTGGTACGAGGCCTACAACATGCGCACGGGAGCCAGGGGCATCTTCCCTGCCTACTACGCCATTGAGGTCACCAAGGAGCCTGAACACTTGGCAG CCCTGACCAAAAACAGCGACTGGGTGGACCAGTTCCGGGTGAAGTTCCTGGGCTCAGTCCAGGTCCCCTATCACAAGGGCAATGACGTCCTCTGTGCTGCTATGCAAAAG ATCGCCACCACCCGCCGGCTCACCGTGCACTTTAACCCGCCCTCCAGCTGTGTCCTAGAGATCAGCGTGCGGGGCGTGAAGATCGGCGTCAAGGCTGACGACTCCCAGGAGGCCAAG GGGAATAAATGTAGCCACTTTTTCCAGttaaaaaacatctctttctgcggATACCATCCAAAGAACAACAA GTACTTTGGGTTCATTACCAAGCACCCTGCTGACCACCGGTTTGCCTGCCACGTCTTTGTGTCTGAAGAATCCACCAAAGCGCTGGCAGAAtctgtggg GAGAGCGTTCCAGCAGTTCTACAAGCAGTTTGTGGAGTACACCTGCCCCACGGAAGACATCTACCTGGAGTAG
- the FREY1 gene encoding protein Frey 1 isoform X2, giving the protein MVLTMLGALHPRAGLSLFVLYLVLAAALLRPQPLRPQRSVPEEFSAPLELSEPLSGLVDDYGVRPKHPWPRGPRPLLSRAQQRKRDGPDMAEYYYDSRL; this is encoded by the exons ATGGTTCTCACCATGCTGGGGGCTTTGCACCCCAGGGCCGGGCTGAGCCTCTTCGTCCTGTACCTCGTCCTGGCAGCCGCGCTTCTCCGCCCCCAGCCACTGAG GCCTCAGCGATCCGTTCCTGAGGAGTTTTCGGCCCCCCTGGAACTCTCGGAGCCGCTCTCCGGCCTGGTGGACG aCTACGGTGTCCGACCGAAACACCCGTGGCCTCGGGGGCCCCGACCCCTGCTCTCCCGGGCCCAGCAGCGCAAGCGAGATGGGCCCGACATGGCCGAGTACTACTATGACTCACGCCTGTGA
- the FREY1 gene encoding protein Frey 1 isoform X1, with product MWRPGAGGLCEAAPGVGSRFRRPAHRGEGQAEAGIWDPAEDGSHHAGGFAPQGRAEPLRPVPRPGSRASPPPATEVTPGGPGPAAWKWGVLCGPAPPWCQGPPHPQILLPVLGGGGCSLASAEHPNFSHRPQRSVPEEFSAPLELSEPLSGLVDDYGVRPKHPWPRGPRPLLSRAQQRKRDGPDMAEYYYDSRL from the exons ATGTGGCGCCCTGGAGCAGGAGGCCTTTGTGAGGCGGCCCCGGGCGTGGGCAGCAGGTTCCGTCGTCCTGCCCACcggggggaggggcaggcagaaGCCGGGATCTGGGACCCCGCGGAAGATGGTTCTCACCATGCTGGGGGCTTTGCACCCCAGGGCCGGGCTGAGCCTCTTCGTCCTGTACCTCGTCCTGGCAGCCGCGCTTCTCCGCCCCCAGCCACTGAGGTAACTCCTGGGGGCCCCGGGCCAGCGGCCTGGAAGTGGGGGGTGCTCTGCGGGCCAGCCCCTCCGTGGTGTCAGGGGCCCCCCCACCCTCAGATATTGCTCCCTGTTCTGGGAGGTGGTGGCTGCTCCCTGGCCAGCGCTGAGCACCCCAACTTCTCCCACAGGCCTCAGCGATCCGTTCCTGAGGAGTTTTCGGCCCCCCTGGAACTCTCGGAGCCGCTCTCCGGCCTGGTGGACG aCTACGGTGTCCGACCGAAACACCCGTGGCCTCGGGGGCCCCGACCCCTGCTCTCCCGGGCCCAGCAGCGCAAGCGAGATGGGCCCGACATGGCCGAGTACTACTATGACTCACGCCTGTGA